In the Danaus plexippus chromosome 4, MEX_DaPlex, whole genome shotgun sequence genome, one interval contains:
- the LOC116768532 gene encoding ELAV-like protein 1, whose translation MMANSLDAVNANQPTQNGSKLQPCNNESKTNLIVNYLPQTMSQEEIRSLFSSVGEVESCKLIRDKVTVFPDHILNGQSLGYAFVNYHKPEDAEKAVNTLNGLRLQNKIIKVSYARPSSDAIKGANLYVSGLPKHMTQQDLEKLFSPFGTIISSRILHENMNVGHLLQGGMEEQGIQGPSRGVAFIRYDQRIEAENAIRELNGTIPPGGTGPITVKCANNPSNQNKALAPLATYLAPPTVRRFLGPAGKALLAINKGLQRYSPLADPLVQGNALGGSGWCIFVYNIGADTEESVLWQLFGPFGAVQSVKIIRDPTTNKCKGYGFVTMTNYDEAVVAIQSLNGYSLNGQVLQVSFKTNKSKS comes from the coding sequence ATGATGGCTAATAGTCTCGATGCCGTAAACGCAAATCAGCCTACGCAAAATGGAAGTAAGCTTCAACCATGTAATAATGAGTCTAAGACTAATTTGATAGTCAACTATTTGCCACAAACAATGTCCCAAGAAGAAATCAGATCACTTTTTTCAAGTGTCGGCGAAGTGGAAAGTTGCAAGTTAATAAGAGATAAAGTTACTGTTTTTCCTGATCACATTCTTAATGGCCAAAGTCTCGGGTATGCATTCGTCAATTACCATAAGCCTGAAGATGCCGAAAAAGCTGTGAACACACTGAATGGTCTACGATtacagaacaaaattataaaagtgtcCTACGCTCGTCCCAGCTCAGATGCTATAAAAGGCGCTAATCTTTACGTTTCTGGTCTCCCTAAGCACATGACGCAGCAGGATTTGGAGAAGTTATTCAGTCCGTTCGGTACAATAATAAGTTCGCGCATCTTACACGAAAACATGAACGTCGGGCATTTATTGCAAGGGGGCATGGAAGAACAAGGGATTCAAGGACCTTCCAGAGGGGTTGCATTTATTCGTTACGATCAAAGAATTGAAGCTGAGAATGCTATAAGAGAGTTAAATGGCACTATACCGCCTGGAGGTACGGGTCCCATTACAGTGAAATGTGCAAACAATCCCAGTAACCAAAACAAGGCCCTTGCACCGCTGGCTACGTACTTAGCACCACCCACCGTCCGTCGCTTCTTAGGGCCCGCCGGTAAGGCTCTGCTTGCCATTAATAAAGGACTTCAACGATACTCGCCGCTTGCGGATCCTCTCGTCCAAGGTAACGCATTAGGCGGTTCAGGTTGGtgcatttttgtttacaatatcGGTGCCGATACAGAAGAAAGTGTGCTATGGCAGCTGTTTGGCCCCTTCGGAGCCGTTCAgagtgttaaaattataagagatCCCACCACCAACAAGTGCAAAGGCTACGGTTTCGTTACTATGACCAACTACGACGAGGCTGTAGTTGCCATCCAGTCATTGAATGGCTATTCCCTCAATGGACAAGTGCTGCAAGTCAGCTTCAAAACAAACAAGAGTAAATCCTAA